The stretch of DNA CTGGGCCGGTCCGGATGCGATTTCCGATGCCGCCAGCCTGGCGAGCGTCACCGCGAATGCCGGCTTCCTGTGGCAGCACGGCGCGCTCGACTTCGCCGGCGGCACCGTGGTGCATATCAACGCAGCGGTGGCCGGCCTGGTCGGCGCGTATGTGATCGGCAAGCGCATCGGCCTGGGCCGCGAGTCGATGGCCCCGCACTCGCTGACCATGACCATGATCGGCGCCTCGCTGCTGTGGGTGGGCTGGTTCGGCTTCAACGCCGGCTCGGCGCTGGAAGCGGGCGACGTGGCCGCGCTGGCCTTCATCAACACCCTGCTGGCAACCGCCGCGGCGGCCGTGTCGTGGATGTTCGGCGAGTGGGCCTTCAAGCGCAAGCCTTCGCTGCTGGGCGCGGTGTCGGGCGCGGTCTCGGGCCTGGTGGCGATCACCCCGGGCGCCGGCTTCGTCGGTCCGATGGGCGCGCTGGTGATGGGCCTGCTGGCCGGCGTGGTCTGCCTGTGGGGCGTGACCGGCCTGAAGCGCCTGCTGGGCGCCGACGACTCGCTCGACGTGTTCGGCGTGCACGGCGTGGGCGGCATCCTGGGCGCGCTGCTGACCGGCGTGTTCGCGGCGCCGCAGCTGGGCGGGCAGGGCGTCTGGGACTACGTCGCCAACAAGGCCTCGCCCGACTACTCGATCGCCGGGCAGCTGCTGGTGCAGGCCGAGGCGGTCGGCGTCACCATTGTGTGGTCGGCGCTGGTGGCCTTCATCGCCTTCAAGCTGGTCGACCTGCTGGTGGGCCTGCGGGTGCCGGCCGATGCCGAGCGCGAGGGGCTGGACATCACCAGCCACGGGGAGTCGGCTTACCACCTGTAAGCGCGCAATGACCGGGGAGGGCGCCTGCGGGCGCCTTTTTGCGTTTACGGCAAGTATGCGCACTTTAAATAAGGATATTCGTCCATATGTGAGCCTACCGATATAATTCGAATAAGCCACTACTAGGACGTCCACACCATGGTTCCGCACCTCGCCACCGCCCTGACCGGTCCTCTCCTGGACCTGGAAAAGAAGATTCTCGAAGCCACGCCCGCCATCGAGCGCTGGTTCCGCCTCGAGTGGCAGGAGCATACGCCGCCGTTTTATTGCTCAGTAGACCTGCGCAATGCCGGCTACAAGCTGGCGCCGGTCGACACCAACCTGTTCCCGGGCGGCTTCAACAACCTGTCGACCGAGATGCTGCCGCTGACGGTGCAGGCGGCCATGGCCGCAATCGACAAGTATTGCCCGGATGCACGTAACCTCTTGATGATCCCGGAGGTTAATACGCGCAACCCGATGTACCTGCAGAACGTGGCGCGCCTGATGCAGATCTTCCGCCAGACCGGCCTGCACGTGCGCCTCGGCTCGCTGTCGCCGGACGTCACCCAGCCGACGCCGCTGGCACTGCCCGACGGCAACATGCTGGTGGTGGAGCCGCTGGTGCGTTCGGCAAACGGGCGCCGCGTCGGCCTGGCCGATTTCGATCCCTGCACCATCCTGCTGAACAACGACTTATCAAGCGGCATTCCGGCGATCCTGGAAAACATCCACGAGCAGTCGCTGCTGCCGCCGCTGCACGCCGGCTGGGCGCTGCGCCGCAAGAGCAACCATTTCAAGGCCTTCGACGAAGTGGCCAAGAAGTTCGGCAAGCTGATCGAGATCGACCCCTGGCTGGTCAACCCTCTGCACAGCAAGGTCGGCGAGGTCGACCTGCAGCAGGACGTCGGCACCGAGCAGCTGGCCGACGCCGTCTCGGCCCTGCTCTCGAAGATCAAGAAGAAGTACAAGGAATACGGCATGAAGGAGCAGAAGCCCTTCGTGATCGTCAAGCCCGACGCCGGCACCTACGGCATGGGCGTCATGACGGTGAAGGACGCCAGCGAGGTGCGCGACCTGAGCCGCGCCCAGCGCAACAAGATGACCGTCATCAAGGATGGTGTGGCGGTCACCGACATGATCGTGCAGGAAGGCGTGCCGACCTTCGAAACCATCAACGACGCGGTGGCCGAGCCGGTGGTGTACATGATCGACCGCTACGTGGTGGGCGGCTTCTACCGCGTGCACGCCGAACGCGGCATCGACCAGAACCTGAACGCGCCGGGCTCGCAGTACGTGCCGCTGGCATTTGCCCAGCAGCACGCGGTGCCGGACCCCAGGGCCAAGCCGGGCACGGCGGCGCCGAACCGCTTCTACGTGTACGGCGTGGTGGCGCGCCTGGGCCTGCTGGCGGCGTCGCTCGAGCTGGAACGCACCGATCCTAACCCGGAAGTTTATTAAGAACCTATCCCAGTCGTAGGGTGGGCGGCTTCACCCGTCGATACGCTCAGCCTGTGGCGCATCTGCCGCCCACGCGTTCAACGCTCCCATGATCAGGGTGGACGGCTGTTCGGAAGCTGCTTGAACGCGTGTGCGGCGTCGAAACACGAGGCTGAGCACAGTGCGGGGCGGAGCCGCACACCCTACGGTGCCCGGTTTGCGCACTGCGCTGGTGCGGGATGGGACCGCCAAAGCGGGGCTCGTCCGCGAGGTTTCGCGTTTCCGGCTAAAATCGGGGTATCTCCCGCCATGGATGCCTCATGAAAATCGCCTTCCTCGCCGACCCGCTCTCCACGTTCAAGATCTACAAGGATTCGACTTTCGCGATGATGCGCGAAGCCGCCAGGCGCGGCCACGCCATCTATGCCTTCGAGCAGCGCGACATGGTGCTGGAAGAGGGCGTGGTGACGGCGGTCGTCACGCGCATCCACCTCACCGGCGAGGCCGAGGTCTGGTACCGCGCCGACCGGCCGGAAAGCGTGCAGCTCTCGTTCTTCGACGCCGTCATCGAGCGCAAGGACCCGCCCTTCGACATGGAGTACGTGTACGGCACCTACCTGCTGGAGCTGGCCGAGCGCCAGGGCGCGCGCGTGTTCAACCGCCCGGGCGCGATCCGCGACCACAACGAGAAGCTGACCATCGGCCAGTTCAGCCAGTACACCTCGCCGACCCTGGTCAGCTCGAGCGCGGCCCGGCTGCGCGCCTTCCACGAGAAGCACGGCGACGTGATCTTCAAGCCGCTCGACGGCATGGGCGGCGCCGGCATCTTCCGCGTCAAGGACGATGGCATGAACCTGGGCTCGGTGATCGAGTCCCTGACCGCCAACGGCCGGCACACCATCATGGCGCAGAAATTCATCCCGGCCATCAAGCAGGGCGACAAGCGCGTGCTCGTGATCGATGGCAAACCGGTGCCGTTCACGCTGGCGCGCATCCCGCAGGGCAATGAAGTGCGCGGCAACCTGGCCGCCGGCGGCCTGGGCGTGGCGCAGCCGATCACCGCGCGCGAGCGCGAGATCGCCGAGGCCATCGGCCCGGAACTGGCGGCACGCGGCTTATTGCTGGTAGGATTGGATGTGATCGGCGATTTCCTGACGGAGGTGAACGTCACCAGCCCGACCTGCTTCCAGGAGATCGCCGACCAGACCGGATTCGACGTGGCCGCGATGTTCATCGACGCGGTCGAACGCAAGGCAACTGAGACATACTGACATGGTTGGCATCCTGCTGATGACCCACGCTCCGCTGGGCCAGGCATTCATCTCCGCGGTGGCCCACGTATTTCGTGGCCCCACCGAGCGCTTCGAGGCGATCGACGTGACCGCCGACCAGGACCTGGCCCAGGTGCATGTCCTGGCCAAGGAGGCGATCGCGCGCCTGGACGACGGCGACGGCGTGCTGGTCATCACCGACATCAAGGGCGGCACGCCGTCCAATTGCTGCAATTCCCTGGCCGATGCCGGCCACGTGGAAGTCATCGCCGGCATCAGCCTGCCGATGCTGCTGCGTGCCATCACCTACCGCCGCGACACCCTCGACGTGGTGGTGGAAATGGCCCTGGCCGGCGCTCAGAACGGCGCCGTGCGGGTGGACAACCGCATCCGCGTCGGATCGAGCTGAACACACTTTAACCATATTCTGGCCACGGGCAACAACCAGACAATAAGCGAGAACATGATTCAACAGGAATTCGAGATCATCAACAAGCTGGGCCTGCACGCCCGCGCCTCCGCCAAGTTCACCCAACTGGCCGCCAAGTTCAAGAGCGACGTCTGGCTCACCCGTAACGGACGCCGCATCAATGCCAAGTCGATCATGGGTGTCATGATGCTCGCCGCCGGCAAGGGCGCCAAGGTGCTGCTCGAGGCCGACGGTCCCGACGAGGAAGCATGCATCGCCGCCCTGGGCGGCCTGATCAACGACAAGTTCGGCGAAGGCGAGTAATGCCGCGCGAAGCGGCAGCTCCCCGCCACACGGGACCCTCGATGGCATCGTTCACGCTCCACGGCATTCCGGTTTCGCGCGGCATCTCGATCGGCCGCGCGCACCTGCTCACCCCGGCCGCGCTCGACGTCAAGCACTACCTGGTCCCGGAAGAACAGGTCGAGGCCGAGGTCGCGCGCCTGCAGCACGCCATCGCCGAAGTGCACCGCGGCCTGCAGGCCCTGTGGACCGAGCTGCCCAAGGACGCCCCGACCGAACTGGGCGCCTTCATCGACGTGCACGCGCTGATCCTGTCCGACCCCATGATCTCGGAGGCGCCGCTCGACATCATCCGCACCCGCCACTACAACGCCGAATGGGCGCTGGTGACCCAGATCGACGAATTGTCCAGCCAGTTCGACGAGATCGAGGACGAGTACCTGCGCGAGCGCAAGCACGACATCCAGCAGGTGGCCGAGCGGGTGCTCAAGGTCCTGATGGGCACCGCGCTGGAGATCCCGCCGCCGCTGGCGGGCGAGGACCAGGCCACGCCGCAGATGATCGTGGTGGCCCACGACATCTCGCCGGCCGACATGCTGGCCTTCCGCGACCGGGCCGGCGACGCGCAGGCCTTCGTCGGCTTCGTCACCGACGTCGGCGGCCAGAACTCGCACACGGCGATCGTCGCGCGCTCGCTCGACATCCCGGCGGTGGTCGGCATGAGCCAGGCCTCGCGCCTGATCGAGCAGGACGACTGGGTGATCATCGACGGCGACGCCGGCGTGGTGATCTGCAACCCGAGCCAGCTGGTGCTGGAACAGTACCGCGCGCGCCAGGCCGCCCTGATCAAGGCGCGCAAGCGCCTGCTCAAGCTCAAGAAGACCCCGGCGGTGACGAAGGATGGCACTGCGGTCACGCTGCTGGCCAACATCGAGCTGCCGGACGACTGCCCGGCGGCGCTGGATGCCGGCGCCAGCGGCGTCGGCCTGTTCCGCTCCGAGTTCCTGTTCATGGGCCGCAGCCATGGGCTCGGGCACGGGCTGAAGATCCCGAGCGAGGACGAGCAGTTCGAGCAGTACCGCAAGGCGGTGGTGGCCATGAAGGGCCGCCCGGTGACCATCCGCACCCTCGACGTCGGCGCCGACAAGCCGCTCGACCCGACCGAGCACACCGCGCTGAACCCGGCGCTGGGCCTGCGCGCGATCCGCTACTGCCTGGCCGAGCCCCAGCTGTTCCTGACCCAGCTGCGCGCGATCCTGCGCGCCTCCGCGTATGGCAAAGTGCGGATCCTGATCCCGATGCTGGCGCACGCCTTCGAGATCGACCAGACGCTGACCATGATCGAGCAGGCCAAGGCCCAACTGCGCGAAGAGAACGTCAAGTACGACCCGGGCGTGGAAGTCGGCGCCATGATCGAGATCCCGGCCGCCGCGCTGGCGCTGCCGATGTTCGTCAAGCGCATGCACTTCCTGTCGATCGGCACCAATGACCTGATCCAGTACCTGCTGGCGATCGACCGCGTCGACTACGAGGTGGCGCACCTGTACAATCCGCTGCACCCGGCGGTCCTGAACCTGATCGCCCAGACCATCGCCACCGGCCAGAAGGCCGGCCTGGACGTCGCCGTGTGCGGCGAGATGGCGGGCGACACCAAGCTCACCCGCCTGCTGCTGGGCATGGGCCTGCGCGAATTCTCGATGCACCCGGCGCAGCTGCTGTCGGTGAAGCAGGAAATCTTGAACAGCGACCTGTCCGCGATCACCACCCGCACGCGCCGCATCCTGCGCTCGATCGAGCCGAACGACATCGCCAGCGCGGTCGAGCAGCTCCAAACACTCTGACAAGAAACACCTCCACAGCTTCCATGGGATCGATCGGAAACGTCACACCACAGGCGATGCATTTCGCCGAGCCGCTGCGCCTGCAAAGCGGCGCCAGCATCGGCGATTACACGCTGATGTATGAAACCTATGGCACCCTGAACGCCGACAAGTCGAACGCGGTGCTGGTCTGCCACGCGCTGAACGCCTCGCACCATGTGGCCGGCACCTATGCCGGCCAGCCCAAGAGCCAGGGCTGGTGGGACAACATGGTCGGGCCGGGCAAGCCGCTCGACACCAACCGCTTCTTCGTGATCGGCGTGAACAACCTCGGCTCCTGCTTCGGCTCGACCGGGCCGATGCACGACAATCCGGCCACCGGCAAGCCCTATGGCGCGGCCTTCCCGCTGCTGACGGTGGAAGACTGGGTGGCGGCGCAGGCGCGCCTGGCCGACCGCCTCGGCATCGACTGCTTTGCCGCCGTGATGGGCGGCTCGCTGGGCGGCATGCAGGCCCTGTCGTGGAGCATCATGTTCCCCGAGCGCCTGCGCCACTGCATCGTGATCGCCTCCACGCCCAAGCTGTCGGCCCAGAACATCGCCTTCAACGACGTGGCGCGCCAGGCCATCCTGACCGACCCGGACTACCACGGCGGCGATTTCTACGAACACGGCGTGGTGCCGAAGAACGGCCTGAAGGTGGCGCGCATGGTCGGCCACATCACCTACCTGTCGAACGACGACATGGCGGAAAAATTCGGCCGCAAGCTGCGCAACGCGGCCGAGAACAATGACTACAAATTCGACTTCGGCATCGACTTCGAGATCGAGTCCTACCTGCGCTACCAGGGCGACAAGTTCTCGGAATACTTCGACGCCAACACCTACCTGCTGATCACCAAGGCGCTCGACTACTTCGATCCGGCGCGCGCCCATGGCGGCGACCTGGCCAAGACGCTGGCGGGCACCAAGGCCCAGTTCCTGATCGCTTCCTTCACCACCGACTGGCGCTTCTCGCCCGAGCGCAGCCGCGAGATCGTCGAGGCGCTGCTGTCGAACCGGCGCAAGGTCACCTATGCCGAGATCGACGCGCCGCACGGCCACGACGCCTTCCTGCTGGACGATGCGCGCTACATGGCGGTGGTGCGTGCCTACTACGACCGGATTGCCCTCGAACTCGCAGGCAAGGAGGCCGCATGAACCTGAACGACCTGAACGCCCTGCGTCCCGACCTGGCCTTCATCGCCGACTGGGTGCGCGAGCGCGCCCACGTGCTCGACGTCGGCTGCGGCGACGGCGCCATGCTGCGCTACCTGGAGCTGAGCAAGGGCTGTACCGGCTACGGCGTCGAGATCGCCGACGACAAGGTGCTGGAGAGCACCCAGCGCGGCATCAGCGTGATCCAGCACGACATGGAGCAGGGCCTCGACCTGTTCCGCGACAACGCCTTCGATGTGGTGCTGTGCCTGTCCTCGCTGCAGATGATGCAGCACGTCGAGGCGCGCCTGCGCGACATCGTGCGGGTCGGCCAGGAAGCCATCGTCTCCTTCCCCAACTTCGCCTACTGGCCGCACCGCGTGGCGCTGATTCGCGGGCGGATGCCGGTCTCGCGCACGCTGCCCTACCAGTGGTTCGACACGCCCAACGTGCGTTATGCCACCATCCACGACTTCAAGGACCTGGCCGAGAAGTGCGGGCTGGAAGTGCTGGAGTACGTGGCCCTGGCCGAAGGCAAGCCGGTGAGTTTCCTGCCGAACCTGCGGGGCAGTCTCGCGGTGTTCCGGCTGCGCAAGAAGTCGGGCGTCGTGGCCTGATTTCGCTTGCGCTTATGTGCGGTGGCGGCTAGTCGAGCTGACCGCTTTCCGCGATGATCGGCGCTATTGCGGTCTCAACTGGATACTTTCTTTGGAGATAGTGCTGCTAAGAACGGCCTATCGGTGACGACATGACAAAATTTAAACATTTGGCCGTCAGCCTGTCGCTGATCGCCGCATTCGGTACCGCCGGCGTCGGCACTGCCGTGGCGCAGGACGACCGCAATACGACGGTCCAGGACGGCATCAAGGTCAGGCCGCTCTCGCGCCTGAGCAAGCTGGTTCCGGCGGAAACGCTCAACGAAGCGGCAGCGCAGCAGTACACGGAGATGATGAGCCAGGCGCAACAGAAAGGCGTGCTGCTGCCGGCCTCGCATCCGGAAGTCCAGCGCCTGCGCGCCATCGCCAAGCGCATCATTCCTCACACCACCCGCTGGAACCAGGATGCCACTCAGTGGCAATGGCAGGTCAACCTGATCGACTCGAAGGATGTGAACGCTTTCTGCATGCCGGGCGGCCGGATTGGCTTCTTCACCGGCATCCTGAGCTCGCTGAAGCTGACGGACGATGAGGTGGCTGCCGTGATGGGCCATGAGATCGCCCATGCACTGCGCGAGCACAGCCGCGAGAAGATGGCCAAGCAACTCGGCACCACGGCGGTTGCCCGTCTCGGCGGCGCCCTGGTGTCGGGCCTTTTCGGTATCGATCCGAGCATTACCGGCACCGTTGCCAACTACGGCGCCCAGTTCGTTGGACTCAAATTCTCGCGCGACGACGAACGCGAGGCCGACCTGGTGGGACTGGATATTTCTTCCCGCGCCGGCTACGATCCGC from Massilia varians encodes:
- the amt gene encoding ammonium transporter — translated: MKHTVTKVLAGAAAAALALPALAAPTVNKGDTAWMFVATLLVIMMSIPGLALFYGGLVRAKNMLSVLMQVFMVFSLIIVLWCLYGYSLAFTQGNAFIGGFDRVFLNGIYDAAAGTFSQAATFSKETMIPEFIFVAFQGTFAAITCGLIVGAFAERVRFSAVLLFMVIWFTFGYLPVAHMVWFWAGPDAISDAASLASVTANAGFLWQHGALDFAGGTVVHINAAVAGLVGAYVIGKRIGLGRESMAPHSLTMTMIGASLLWVGWFGFNAGSALEAGDVAALAFINTLLATAAAAVSWMFGEWAFKRKPSLLGAVSGAVSGLVAITPGAGFVGPMGALVMGLLAGVVCLWGVTGLKRLLGADDSLDVFGVHGVGGILGALLTGVFAAPQLGGQGVWDYVANKASPDYSIAGQLLVQAEAVGVTIVWSALVAFIAFKLVDLLVGLRVPADAEREGLDITSHGESAYHL
- the gshA gene encoding glutamate--cysteine ligase, with translation MVPHLATALTGPLLDLEKKILEATPAIERWFRLEWQEHTPPFYCSVDLRNAGYKLAPVDTNLFPGGFNNLSTEMLPLTVQAAMAAIDKYCPDARNLLMIPEVNTRNPMYLQNVARLMQIFRQTGLHVRLGSLSPDVTQPTPLALPDGNMLVVEPLVRSANGRRVGLADFDPCTILLNNDLSSGIPAILENIHEQSLLPPLHAGWALRRKSNHFKAFDEVAKKFGKLIEIDPWLVNPLHSKVGEVDLQQDVGTEQLADAVSALLSKIKKKYKEYGMKEQKPFVIVKPDAGTYGMGVMTVKDASEVRDLSRAQRNKMTVIKDGVAVTDMIVQEGVPTFETINDAVAEPVVYMIDRYVVGGFYRVHAERGIDQNLNAPGSQYVPLAFAQQHAVPDPRAKPGTAAPNRFYVYGVVARLGLLAASLELERTDPNPEVY
- the gshB gene encoding glutathione synthase — its product is MKIAFLADPLSTFKIYKDSTFAMMREAARRGHAIYAFEQRDMVLEEGVVTAVVTRIHLTGEAEVWYRADRPESVQLSFFDAVIERKDPPFDMEYVYGTYLLELAERQGARVFNRPGAIRDHNEKLTIGQFSQYTSPTLVSSSAARLRAFHEKHGDVIFKPLDGMGGAGIFRVKDDGMNLGSVIESLTANGRHTIMAQKFIPAIKQGDKRVLVIDGKPVPFTLARIPQGNEVRGNLAAGGLGVAQPITAREREIAEAIGPELAARGLLLVGLDVIGDFLTEVNVTSPTCFQEIADQTGFDVAAMFIDAVERKATETY
- a CDS encoding PTS sugar transporter subunit IIA, which gives rise to MVGILLMTHAPLGQAFISAVAHVFRGPTERFEAIDVTADQDLAQVHVLAKEAIARLDDGDGVLVITDIKGGTPSNCCNSLADAGHVEVIAGISLPMLLRAITYRRDTLDVVVEMALAGAQNGAVRVDNRIRVGSS
- a CDS encoding HPr family phosphocarrier protein; the protein is MIQQEFEIINKLGLHARASAKFTQLAAKFKSDVWLTRNGRRINAKSIMGVMMLAAGKGAKVLLEADGPDEEACIAALGGLINDKFGEGE
- the ptsP gene encoding phosphoenolpyruvate--protein phosphotransferase — protein: MASFTLHGIPVSRGISIGRAHLLTPAALDVKHYLVPEEQVEAEVARLQHAIAEVHRGLQALWTELPKDAPTELGAFIDVHALILSDPMISEAPLDIIRTRHYNAEWALVTQIDELSSQFDEIEDEYLRERKHDIQQVAERVLKVLMGTALEIPPPLAGEDQATPQMIVVAHDISPADMLAFRDRAGDAQAFVGFVTDVGGQNSHTAIVARSLDIPAVVGMSQASRLIEQDDWVIIDGDAGVVICNPSQLVLEQYRARQAALIKARKRLLKLKKTPAVTKDGTAVTLLANIELPDDCPAALDAGASGVGLFRSEFLFMGRSHGLGHGLKIPSEDEQFEQYRKAVVAMKGRPVTIRTLDVGADKPLDPTEHTALNPALGLRAIRYCLAEPQLFLTQLRAILRASAYGKVRILIPMLAHAFEIDQTLTMIEQAKAQLREENVKYDPGVEVGAMIEIPAAALALPMFVKRMHFLSIGTNDLIQYLLAIDRVDYEVAHLYNPLHPAVLNLIAQTIATGQKAGLDVAVCGEMAGDTKLTRLLLGMGLREFSMHPAQLLSVKQEILNSDLSAITTRTRRILRSIEPNDIASAVEQLQTL
- the metX gene encoding homoserine O-succinyltransferase MetX; protein product: MGSIGNVTPQAMHFAEPLRLQSGASIGDYTLMYETYGTLNADKSNAVLVCHALNASHHVAGTYAGQPKSQGWWDNMVGPGKPLDTNRFFVIGVNNLGSCFGSTGPMHDNPATGKPYGAAFPLLTVEDWVAAQARLADRLGIDCFAAVMGGSLGGMQALSWSIMFPERLRHCIVIASTPKLSAQNIAFNDVARQAILTDPDYHGGDFYEHGVVPKNGLKVARMVGHITYLSNDDMAEKFGRKLRNAAENNDYKFDFGIDFEIESYLRYQGDKFSEYFDANTYLLITKALDYFDPARAHGGDLAKTLAGTKAQFLIASFTTDWRFSPERSREIVEALLSNRRKVTYAEIDAPHGHDAFLLDDARYMAVVRAYYDRIALELAGKEAA
- the metW gene encoding methionine biosynthesis protein MetW, which produces MNLNDLNALRPDLAFIADWVRERAHVLDVGCGDGAMLRYLELSKGCTGYGVEIADDKVLESTQRGISVIQHDMEQGLDLFRDNAFDVVLCLSSLQMMQHVEARLRDIVRVGQEAIVSFPNFAYWPHRVALIRGRMPVSRTLPYQWFDTPNVRYATIHDFKDLAEKCGLEVLEYVALAEGKPVSFLPNLRGSLAVFRLRKKSGVVA
- a CDS encoding M48 family metallopeptidase — its product is MTKFKHLAVSLSLIAAFGTAGVGTAVAQDDRNTTVQDGIKVRPLSRLSKLVPAETLNEAAAQQYTEMMSQAQQKGVLLPASHPEVQRLRAIAKRIIPHTTRWNQDATQWQWQVNLIDSKDVNAFCMPGGRIGFFTGILSSLKLTDDEVAAVMGHEIAHALREHSREKMAKQLGTTAVARLGGALVSGLFGIDPSITGTVANYGAQFVGLKFSRDDEREADLVGLDISSRAGYDPRAGIALWRKMAALDQRAPIEVLSTHPGGESRIRDMERNMNLLLPVYARAKGTTVAKLPPYQTNVALR